In Candidatus Paceibacterota bacterium, the following proteins share a genomic window:
- a CDS encoding protease inhibitor I42 family protein, whose amino-acid sequence MKKNIQKTKKGYDLPKAIIAMTTIVLYGMLIGAIGYILIHSEPIVFDPVIEPDPAPVENLCAEKAKVEMTCSKVGYEFDLDQNKCVVVNGAGCIDRLPFGSLKECQEACEEPVEAVQATVGEDILITLDSNVTTGYSWEAEFDEHYFILRSKDFISDRNSPKLGAAGKEVFTFTPIQAGEAAITMGYGRPRESGPIDTKIFNYIISGNADVSLETGKTEYEKGEAISIIMENISSDPIWFMEGVSNCNTRPYRIFMLYSGEWREVSGYPAICVGSIEEQAAFYTALRSEFPVNLQWDQKLWDYPRQTYDADAGTYRIVMKYGKSPDGNGGKDLYSNEFTIKETSAADPRCGKAVSGSGKCKAYWLGVEFDESAGECVKRGVSGCSFETPFENIEECRAACETQADPYSCETDMECVAVNKDYCGCTAGGSLEAINKKYLIDRQEKMQQGEMMCPAVMSDDPSCFQQPKCVKNKCVMQ is encoded by the coding sequence ATGAAAAAAAATATACAAAAAACAAAAAAAGGTTATGACTTGCCAAAGGCGATAATTGCGATGACGACGATCGTTTTGTATGGGATGTTGATCGGAGCGATCGGATATATATTGATCCACAGCGAACCTATAGTATTTGATCCGGTCATCGAGCCTGATCCTGCGCCTGTTGAAAATTTATGCGCCGAGAAAGCCAAGGTTGAAATGACCTGCTCGAAAGTGGGATATGAATTTGATTTGGATCAGAACAAATGCGTTGTTGTGAACGGAGCGGGGTGCATAGACCGGCTTCCCTTCGGTTCCCTGAAAGAGTGCCAGGAGGCGTGCGAGGAACCCGTTGAGGCCGTGCAGGCCACGGTCGGTGAAGATATTCTTATAACGCTCGATTCAAATGTGACGACCGGATATTCCTGGGAGGCGGAATTTGACGAACATTATTTCATTCTTCGGAGCAAAGACTTTATCAGCGACCGGAACAGTCCCAAGCTGGGCGCCGCCGGCAAGGAGGTTTTCACATTCACTCCTATTCAGGCGGGAGAAGCGGCAATAACTATGGGGTATGGCAGGCCACGGGAAAGCGGGCCGATCGATACAAAAATTTTCAATTACATAATATCCGGCAATGCGGATGTATCCCTGGAGACCGGTAAAACGGAATATGAAAAAGGGGAAGCGATCAGCATAATAATGGAAAACATTTCGAGTGATCCGATATGGTTCATGGAAGGAGTTTCGAATTGTAATACCAGGCCGTATAGAATATTCATGCTTTATTCCGGAGAGTGGAGAGAAGTGAGCGGCTATCCCGCGATCTGCGTCGGTTCCATCGAGGAGCAAGCGGCTTTTTATACTGCATTGCGCTCTGAATTTCCCGTGAATTTACAGTGGGACCAGAAGCTTTGGGATTACCCGCGCCAGACCTATGATGCGGACGCAGGAACATATAGGATCGTCATGAAATACGGCAAGTCGCCGGATGGAAATGGGGGAAAAGATCTTTATTCAAATGAATTTACTATAAAAGAAACATCGGCTGCTGATCCGAGATGCGGCAAGGCTGTAAGCGGATCCGGAAAGTGCAAAGCATATTGGCTTGGAGTAGAGTTTGATGAAAGCGCCGGAGAGTGTGTGAAACGGGGAGTCAGCGGATGCAGTTTTGAAACTCCGTTTGAGAATATAGAAGAATGCAGGGCGGCTTGCGAAACCCAGGCCGATCCTTATTCATGCGAAACGGATATGGAATGCGTTGCGGTCAATAAAGACTATTGCGGATGCACTGCGGGCGGGAGCCTTGAGGCTATAAATAAAAAATATCTGATCGATCGGCAGGAAAAAATGCAGCAAGGTGAAATGATGTGTCCGGCGGTCATGTCTGATGATCCAAGCTGTTTTCAACAGCCGAAATGCGTCAAAAATAAATGCGTTATGCAATAA
- a CDS encoding putative glycoside hydrolase: MNKREGGKVSRSGKYATILLCAFFAVGICYYIFFANTNKAAPDENDAIQVTDQLMPADIADVEEPIQNKLKDPPSEVKALYLTGWSAGNAKKMDGIIDLIGKEKLNAVVIDIKDYSGYVSYKTEIEEITKYKAEQIMIPDADALLKKLHENNIYAIARITVFQDPVLAKARPDLAIKNKATGKAWKDNKGLSWIDPASTDGWSYIVKIARDASDRGFDEINFDYVRFPSDGSLGNMSYPFYDPKKSEKHEVIREFFSYLNSNLQDVKISADLFGLATINKDDLGIGQVIEDAYENFDFVCPMVYPSHYANGFIGFQNPASYPYEVVKYSIEKGKARLDVLNAASNENAKPKRQAKLRPWLQAFDMGGVYGVESVKAQIKASNESGGVGWILWNSSNNYTSRTKGVND, translated from the coding sequence ATGAATAAAAGAGAGGGAGGAAAAGTCTCGCGAAGCGGAAAATATGCCACAATTTTATTATGCGCGTTTTTTGCGGTCGGAATATGCTATTATATATTTTTCGCAAATACGAATAAAGCTGCGCCGGATGAAAATGATGCGATCCAAGTCACAGACCAATTGATGCCAGCGGATATCGCGGACGTGGAAGAGCCTATCCAAAACAAACTGAAAGATCCGCCCTCAGAAGTGAAAGCGCTGTATCTTACGGGATGGAGCGCGGGGAATGCCAAGAAGATGGATGGAATAATCGATCTTATCGGCAAGGAAAAGTTGAACGCAGTCGTGATCGATATCAAGGACTATTCAGGCTATGTTTCCTATAAAACGGAAATAGAGGAAATTACGAAATATAAAGCTGAGCAGATAATGATCCCGGACGCGGACGCGCTTCTCAAAAAATTGCACGAAAATAATATATATGCGATCGCCAGGATCACGGTTTTCCAGGATCCGGTGCTGGCAAAAGCGAGGCCGGACCTTGCCATCAAGAACAAAGCGACGGGCAAAGCCTGGAAGGATAATAAGGGGCTCTCGTGGATCGATCCGGCTTCAACGGATGGTTGGAGCTATATTGTGAAGATCGCGCGGGACGCTTCGGACAGGGGTTTTGACGAAATAAATTTCGATTACGTCAGATTTCCGTCCGACGGATCGCTGGGAAATATGAGCTATCCGTTTTATGATCCGAAAAAATCCGAAAAGCATGAGGTCATCAGGGAATTTTTTTCATATCTCAATTCAAATCTTCAGGATGTTAAAATATCGGCGGACCTTTTTGGTCTTGCAACGATCAATAAGGATGATCTTGGCATAGGGCAGGTGATCGAGGATGCCTATGAAAATTTTGATTTCGTATGTCCGATGGTCTATCCCTCCCATTACGCGAACGGATTCATCGGCTTTCAGAATCCGGCATCATATCCCTATGAAGTCGTAAAATATTCCATTGAAAAAGGAAAAGCAAGGCTTGATGTTCTGAATGCCGCTTCAAACGAGAATGCAAAACCGAAAAGGCAGGCAAAACTTCGTCCGTGGCTTCAGGCTTTCGATATGGGAGGCGTTTATGGCGTTGAAAGTGTGAAGGCGCAGATCAAGGCGAGCAACGAGTCCGGCGGGGTGGGATGGATACTCTGGAATTCTTCGAATAATTATACCTCGAGGACAAAAGGCGTGAATGACTGA
- a CDS encoding NAD(P)H-hydrate dehydratase, giving the protein MDLRRVYMKREKWSRKGDYGKVLVVSGSRIYSGSPVFNAVSALRSGADLVAVIGHKRAMDIAAVFLPDLITHPLEFDLNLYHVSEILELAKDHDAMIIGCGLKRSDDTHRAIREIIKKASLPIVIDAEGIRALSGNLDLVGGKSVIITPHANEFKALTGETVQLETKDRREKVEKWAKKLGVTILLKGSVDVISDGDEVSLNRTGTPLMAKGGFGDTLSGICGALLARGLSPFEAAVHAAYINGKAGEMASKQYGESLLASDIFEYIPRVINLKK; this is encoded by the coding sequence CGTCGTTTCGGGAAGCAGGATCTATTCGGGGTCTCCGGTTTTCAATGCAGTCTCGGCCCTCCGGAGCGGGGCGGACCTCGTCGCTGTGATCGGGCACAAACGCGCGATGGACATCGCGGCAGTATTCCTGCCCGACCTTATAACGCATCCGCTGGAATTCGATCTTAATCTTTATCATGTTTCGGAAATTTTGGAGCTGGCGAAAGATCATGACGCAATGATAATCGGATGCGGTCTGAAAAGGAGCGACGATACGCATCGGGCCATCAGGGAAATAATAAAAAAAGCGAGTTTGCCGATAGTGATCGATGCCGAAGGGATCAGGGCCTTGAGCGGTAATCTTGATCTCGTCGGCGGAAAGAGTGTGATCATAACCCCTCATGCCAATGAATTCAAGGCATTGACAGGCGAAACCGTACAGCTCGAAACAAAAGACAGGCGGGAGAAGGTTGAAAAATGGGCGAAAAAGCTAGGTGTTACGATCCTTCTGAAGGGGAGCGTTGATGTCATTTCAGATGGAGACGAGGTTTCTCTTAATCGCACAGGGACGCCGCTGATGGCGAAAGGCGGATTTGGAGATACGCTATCCGGAATATGCGGAGCCCTTCTTGCGCGGGGACTAAGCCCTTTTGAGGCAGCCGTACATGCGGCATATATTAACGGCAAAGCGGGAGAGATGGCATCAAAGCAGTACGGAGAATCATTGCTTGCGAGCGATATTTTTGAATATATTCCGAGAGTAATTAATTTAAAAAAATAA
- the recG gene encoding ATP-dependent DNA helicase RecG, with product MLTLKTPISKLPMVGPIYLGRLRKVGIEKVEDLLFYYPFRYDDFSDVRKISDVGIGETVSVAGKIIDIENIRTRRRRMFLTQAIVEDDSGAIKVVWFNQPYIADSLKKGVNVSLSGKITFAKEELQLSNPAYELLGGRPSLHTARLVPVYHETEGLSSKWIRAHIRPIMPLVEKIQEFLPKEIIDRQKLFSLKEAIREIHFPADPETAKAAKRRLAFDELFMIHLYLALQKKRWQQNSGVGMEFSNEREEEVKNFVLSLPFKLTDAQRSSSWSIIKDLGKNKPMNRLLEGDVGSGKTLVALIAALFVIRSGYQVAFMAPTEILARQHYLEAVRRFGKNGIRLALLTGSESKLFDGKEKELPSGALIKEIQSGKIKLLIGTHALIQEKVSFKDLALSIVDEQHRFGIDQRALLQKEILGIHDGLKTVPHLLSMTATPIPRTLALTVYGDLDLSILNEMPKGRREIITKLVAPGNRDLAYQFIRDQVKKGRQVFVICPLIEESDVLEVRSATEEYEKLRKKIYPDLAIGLLHGKMKPKEKESAMKDFTSGKTDILVSTSVVEVGIDVPNATVMLIEGSDRFGLAQLHQFRGRVGRGEHQSFCFLFTDSTSGVAHKRLKALVKCNNGFELAEKDLEMRGPGELVGVRQSGLPDLAMASLSDTELIKIARDEAIALIERDADVSTHPKLEERLKQFKEKVHFE from the coding sequence ATGCTTACCCTCAAAACGCCGATCAGCAAACTTCCCATGGTCGGTCCGATCTATCTCGGAAGGCTCCGCAAGGTCGGGATCGAAAAAGTTGAAGACTTATTATTCTACTATCCTTTCAGATATGATGACTTTTCCGATGTCAGGAAAATTTCCGATGTCGGCATCGGGGAAACGGTCAGTGTCGCGGGAAAAATAATAGACATAGAGAACATCCGGACCCGCAGGAGAAGGATGTTTCTCACCCAAGCGATCGTGGAGGACGACTCGGGGGCGATCAAGGTGGTCTGGTTCAATCAGCCATACATTGCGGACAGTCTCAAAAAGGGAGTGAATGTAAGCCTGAGCGGAAAGATAACTTTTGCGAAAGAGGAACTCCAGCTTTCGAATCCCGCCTATGAGCTTCTGGGAGGCAGACCGTCTCTTCACACTGCGCGTCTTGTTCCGGTCTATCACGAGACGGAAGGCCTTTCATCGAAATGGATCCGCGCGCACATCAGGCCGATCATGCCGCTTGTTGAGAAAATTCAGGAATTCCTTCCGAAAGAGATCATAGACAGGCAGAAGCTCTTCAGCCTGAAAGAAGCAATCAGAGAGATCCATTTTCCGGCGGATCCGGAAACGGCAAAAGCGGCCAAGAGGAGACTGGCATTCGACGAGCTTTTCATGATCCATCTATATCTCGCTTTGCAAAAAAAAAGGTGGCAGCAGAATAGCGGCGTAGGGATGGAATTTTCGAATGAAAGAGAGGAGGAGGTTAAGAATTTCGTCTTGAGCCTTCCTTTCAAACTGACGGATGCGCAAAGATCTTCTTCTTGGAGTATCATCAAAGATCTTGGAAAGAACAAGCCGATGAACAGGCTTTTGGAGGGGGATGTGGGATCGGGAAAAACCCTTGTGGCGCTTATCGCGGCGCTTTTTGTCATAAGGTCCGGCTATCAGGTGGCTTTCATGGCGCCGACTGAGATCCTCGCGCGCCAGCATTATCTTGAGGCGGTCAGGAGATTCGGAAAAAACGGCATTCGTCTCGCGCTTCTGACGGGGAGTGAAAGCAAACTTTTTGACGGAAAAGAAAAAGAGCTTCCGAGCGGTGCGCTGATAAAAGAAATTCAAAGCGGGAAAATAAAATTACTGATAGGCACGCATGCGCTGATCCAGGAAAAAGTGAGCTTCAAGGATCTCGCGCTGTCGATCGTCGATGAACAGCATCGGTTCGGAATCGACCAGCGAGCGCTTCTTCAAAAAGAGATCCTGGGCATTCATGATGGCCTGAAAACCGTTCCTCATCTTCTTTCGATGACGGCGACTCCCATTCCGAGGACTCTGGCGCTGACGGTCTATGGCGACCTGGATTTGTCGATCCTGAACGAAATGCCGAAGGGAAGGCGCGAGATAATAACAAAGCTCGTCGCGCCGGGAAACAGGGATCTGGCATATCAGTTCATTCGCGATCAGGTGAAAAAAGGCAGACAAGTCTTTGTCATATGTCCGCTGATCGAAGAATCGGATGTTCTTGAAGTGAGATCTGCAACGGAGGAATATGAAAAGCTCAGAAAAAAAATATATCCCGATCTTGCGATAGGATTGCTTCACGGAAAAATGAAGCCGAAGGAAAAAGAATCGGCCATGAAGGATTTTACGTCGGGAAAGACCGATATCCTGGTCTCGACTTCGGTCGTCGAAGTCGGGATCGATGTGCCGAACGCAACGGTTATGCTGATCGAAGGATCGGACAGATTCGGGCTAGCGCAGCTCCATCAGTTCAGGGGCAGAGTGGGGCGCGGGGAGCATCAGTCATTCTGTTTTCTCTTCACTGATTCGACTTCAGGGGTTGCTCACAAGAGGCTCAAGGCTCTGGTGAAGTGCAACAACGGATTCGAGCTTGCCGAGAAAGACCTGGAGATGAGGGGTCCGGGAGAATTGGTGGGAGTCCGGCAGTCGGGGCTTCCGGATCTTGCTATGGCGTCACTCTCCGATACGGAGCTAATAAAGATCGCCAGGGATGAAGCGATAGCGCTTATTGAACGGGATGCGGATGTTTCAACTCATCCGAAACTTGAAGAAAGACTGAAGCAATTCAAAGAAAAAGTGCATTTTGAATGA